The Orrella daihaiensis genome contains the following window.
AAGCTGGTCCCAAACAGGTCCGGCGCTAAAGGTATAGCCCTCAAACACCCGGCTCTGTGGAGCTGACTTGTACAGCGAAATCACCCGCCCAGATTGATCAAGTTCGTACAGATCGGAAAATGTTCCAACCTGACGAAGCGAGTGTTGTCGACGCGCGGGGTCTGTCATGGAAGCAAATAAAACGAGCTGCTCTTGGGCATTCGCGAGCTCTGACTCAATAAAGACATGAACGTTGCCGGCATCTGCTACGTTGACCTGCAAAAACCTGTTCTGCAAAGCGTTAAACACATACGAGAGCGCACCCACAACAATGAGGGCGGTTACCAGCGCTGCGCCGATGTCAAGGCGAAGATTCTTGCCTTTTAGGGTTTTTGAATCAAACATAGGCTGGTTTATCAATTAAATATAGGCGGATGCATCTGCCACACAGTTTGTTTAGCAAGCACATCACCGTTTAGGCTCCGTAACAGACTGGGCATGCAAGGGTTGCACCAGTCGATCAGTGGGCGGCAGCAATGGCTCGATCCGGCAGTCCGAGTCGATCGAGTCAGCCGCAAGCAGAGCGGCTCGTACCTCTGTACCTCGGTATTGATGCGCTTCATGGCGTGGTCATTTCTTTGGTTAGGTCGCTAATGGGGTAGAACCCTTGGGTACGGTCGCCGAATTCATTTAGCTGCAATTGGCCAAGGCTCGTATGTAGCGGCTGCCCAGATAGCAAGTATTTCTTAACGCTGGCTGGTGTTTTGTGGCCAGCAGCCATGGCTTGTTCGAGTATTTCTAGTGCTTGTCTTATCATGATCGCCATGGCCATGGGCTGGTAGCCGAACCGCTGCGTGAATCGGTCCAGATAGTCTTTGATGGCAGGGTCTTTGGACTTGGCCGGAAAATTGCTGATAAGCACAATATTGCGCAACGCTGGTCCCGCGGTCTCAAACACAGTGTTTGATCTCGCCCATGGTGTCAGCACGATGGGGGCATTGGGATGGTGGCGATGAAACAACTGCACGATATTGCCCATGCTAGCCTGGAAATCGCCCCCAAGTACATAAAGGGCGTCAAACGGCTTACCCATCTGCTCGTTTAGATTGTCGGGCTTGAAATCTTCGAACTGCAGTTTCGCGTGGGTGACTTGCCAGCGAGGGTTTGTCCCCAACTGTTTCAGAAAAAAACGCAGAGCGGGGTCGGTATAGGCAGCGTTTGAGCCATCTTGCAGAATAAGAAGATTCCTGCCCGGCAGCGTATTGATGTAGTCCGCAATGGTCTGTTGTTCCAGTTCTGCGTCTGCGATGATTCGAATCATGAAGTCATCTTTGGCAGTCAGAGCGGGGCTGGTGGCCGAGGTGTTGATAATCAACGGGCCTGGGTTGGCAAACAAATGCGCGCTAGCGGTCAGTGTCGAAGACGGTTGAGTCGTGACGAAAAATTGTACGCCCTCATCTATGGCAGCCTCAAATCTCGGCGCGGATTGTGCAGGATTGAAGTTATAAAACATCTCCTTTAACTGCATCCGACTATCGGGGTTTTCCTCGAAATACAAGCGTGCGGCGTCCATGTCACTCGGATCAAACACGCGCTCGCTCATCAGTGGTGCATCCACAGCAACCACAATTTTGCCAGGCGCCAGTACGGTGAAACCCCAATAACCGAGCATGACCAAGGCAAGGACAATCAGGGCGAGAGACAACCTACGCTGAGTTTGCATACGAGTTCCTAAGCACCCTAATTGAGAATCACGTAAATGGGTGATTCAGTAAAGACCAAGTCACTGATCGATTTCTTAGGCTGTAGGATATTGACATTTTGATGGTTCAAGCTATCACATAAAAATAGTAATCCTTGGGTCTTGTCTGCTTTTCCTCGCCAAACCAGCTTATGGCACAATCCCGGACTTGGTTTAATCGTACGTTGGGAACGTGTCTATGTCTGAGGCTCAATTCACCGCCCGAAGCCCGCAGGAAATCGAGCAACGCCTGCAAATACAGCTAGGTACCGAGCTTGGGGTGCGCCCGCAACAGGTGGCAGCCACCATGCAGCTGATAGCCGAGGGGTCAACCGTGCCTTTTATTGCACGCTACCGCAAGGAGGCCACAGCTGGCTTGGATGACACCGTGTTGCGCCAGTTGGAGGTCAGGCTGCTGTATCTGCAGGAACTTGAAGCCCGGCGAGACGTCGTGATGGCCTCGGTGCACGAGCAGGGGAAATTGACTGAGCAGCTGCGTCAGGCCTTCGCTGAGGCAGATACCAAGCAACGCCTTGAAGATCTGTATGCCCCATTTAAGCCCAAGCGTCGCACGCGTGCACAGATTGCCCGTGAGGCGGGTCTGCAACCCTTGGCAGAGCAGTTGCTTGCCGATGCTGCCTGTGTGCCACAAGAGGCTGCCTTGGCCTATGTGGACGTTGACAAGGGCGTAGCGGATGTCAAAGCCGCGCTAGACGGCGCACGAGATATCCTGGCCGAGCAGTTTTCGGAAAGCGCGGATCTTGTGGCTAGCCTTCGATCAATGCTCATGCGTCAGGGTTTGATTTATGCCAAGGTGGTCGCCGGTAAAGAAGAAGAGGGTGCAAATTTTCGGGATTGGTTTGATTTCAGTGAGTCGATTAGCACGATTGCCTCACATCGGATGCTCGCCTTGTTGCGCGGCCGCCAACAGGGTGTGCTTGATTTGCGCATTGGCTTGTCCGAGGATCAAGAGGCTTTATTGCCACATCCTTGTAGCGAGCGAATCGCTGAGTTTATGGGGTTCGGTTCTCAAATTTTTGGCAGTCGGGCGAGTGCGCGTGAGCAATGGTTGGCAGAGGTCTGCCGCTGGTGCTGGCGTGTCAAGCTCTTGATGTTCTTTGAGATGGAAATAGTAGGTGTGCTCAGGGAGCGAGCCGAAACCCAAGCCATTGACGTTTTTGCCACAAATTTAAAGGATTTGTTGCTGTCTCCGCCAGCTGGACCCAAAGCAGTGATCGGACTGGATCCAGGGATTCGAACCGGTGTCAAAGTGGCTGTGATAGACCGCACCGGCAAGGTGGTCGATACTACCACCATTTATCCATTTGAGCCTAGACGTGATGTTGCGGGTAGTTTAAGAACGCTGGCTGACCTGATTAAACGTCACCAGGTGGAGCTTGCTGCCATAGGCAATGGTACGGCATCGCGCGAAACCGACAAGTTAGTGGCGGGACTTTGCCAGGCGCACCCGGAGTTGAAGTTAACTCGAGTGACCGTTTCTGAGGCTGGGGCCTCGGTTTACTCCGCATCAGAAACAGCTGCACTAGAGTTTCCGGATCTCGATGTCAGCCTGCGCGGCGCCGTATCAATTGCCAGGCGCCTACAAGATCCGCTGGCTGAGTTAGTGAAAATTGAGCCCAAATCTATCGGGGTGGGCCAATACCAGCATGACGTCAATCAACGTCAGCTTGCCACGACATTGACAGCGGTCGTCGAAGACTGCGTCAACGCAGTCGGTGTGGATGTCAACACCGCCTCAGCGGCTTTGTTGGCGCATGTCTCGGGGCTTAACAGCGGGTTAGCTAAAAATATTGTGAGCTACCGTGATGCTAATGGACGCTTTCACTCTCGAGCTGATTTGATGGCAGTGCCACGCTTTGGCGAGAAAGCGTTTGAGCAAGCGGCAGGTTTTTTGCGGATTAATGGTGGTAACAATCCGCTCGATGCGTCGGCAGTACACCCGGAGGCTTACCCCGTGGTGCAAAAAATCCTGGCTAAGGTGCAGGCCGATGTCAAAGCGGTCATGGGCAACCGTCAACTACTCAATGGCTTGTCGCCATCAGAGTTTATTGATGAGCGGTTTGGCTTGCCAACAGTCAAAGATATTTTTATCGAGCTCGAGAAGCCAGGGCGTGACCCACGCCCTGAATTCAAGCCAGTAACGTTTGACGACAGCGTTCAAACCATGAACGACTTAAAGCCTGGGCAAGTGCTCGATGGCGTGGTCACCAATGTGGCTAACTTTGGGGCTTTTGTGGACATTGGTGTGCATCAAGATGGTTTGGTGCATATTTCGGCGCTCTCAAGTCAGTTCGTCAAAGATCCGCGCGATGTGGTTCGTGCCGGGCAGACGGTCAAGGTCAAGGTGCTTGAGGTGGATTTGGCGCGCAAGCGAATTGCATTGTCCATGCGGCTAGGTGATGAGCCTGGCAGCAGAACGAGTGCTGGCAATTCCTCATCCGTGAGATCCAATGCCCGCCCGAATGCTAGGGATGGCGCCAATCATAAAACTGCAGAGCCTGCCAATGCCATGGCAGCTGCATTTGCTAAGTTAAAGCGCTAAAAGGGCTTCTTTAAAACTAAACTGCAAAAACAAAAAAATGCCTCGCAAATACAAGTTTGCGAGGCATTTTTTGCCTGGTTTTAGGCCAATTTTTGGCTTAGACGTTACTGGCGCCCCTTTTTGGCCTCGATTCGCATACGAAGCGCATTGAGCTTGATAAAGCCTGCGGCATCAGCCTGATTGTAGGCGCCGCCATCATCGTCAAACGTTGCAATGGTCTGATCAAACAGCGTGTCGGCGGAGTCTCGGCCGACCGTGTAGACGTTTCCTTTGTAGAGTTTGAGTCTGACTGTACCATTGACATGTTGTTGTGTATGGTCAATCAAGACTTGCATGGCACGGCGCTCAGGCGACCACCAGTAGCCGTTGTAGATCAGCGATGCATAGCGCGGCATCAGGTCATCTTTTAAGTGTGCGACTTCACGGTCAAGCGTGATCGATTCGATGGCTCTGTGCGCTTTGAGCAAAATCGTACCGCCCGGGGTTTCGTAGCAACCCCGTGATTTCATGCCGACGTAGCGGTTTTCTACCAAATCAAGGCGCCCGATGCCATGTCTGCCGCCGATTTCGTTCAGACGCGCCAGCAAAGCAGCCGGCGTCAGCTTCTGGCCATCGATGCTCACTGGGTCGCCTTTGACGAATTCGATCTCGAGGTATTGAGCTTGGTCGGGCGCATCCTCAGGCGATACGGTCCAACGCCACATCGATTCCTCAGCCTCGGCATTCGGGTCTTCTAGGTGACGGCCCTCATAGCTGATGTGCAGCAGGTTGGCATCCATGGAATAGGGTGCGCCACCTTGCTTGTGTTTCATGTCAACCGGGATGCCGGCAGCCTCCGCGTAAGCCAGCAGCTTTTGGCGCGAGAGCAGATCCCATTCACGCCAGGGTGAAATGACCTTGATCCCTGGCTCTAGCGCGTAGTAGCCAAGTTCGAATCGAACTTGATCATTACCCTTGCCGGTGGCGCCGTGAGAAACCGTGTCTGCACCGACCTGGCGAGCTATTTCGATCTGACGTTTTGCGATGAGTGGGCGTGCGATCGAGGTGCCTAGCAGGTACTCACCTTCATAAATGGTGTTGCAGCGAAACATCGGGAACACAAAATCACGAACAAACTCCTCGCGCAAGTCATCGATAAAGATGTGCTCAGGTTTGATACCAAACTGCAAGGCCTTGGCACGGGCTGGCTCAAGCTCTTCACCTTGACCTATATCAGCTGTGAAGGTCACGACCTCGCATTGATAAGTGTCTTGCAGCCATTTGAGAATGACCGATGTATCAAGCCCGCCGGAATAGGCCAGCACTACTTTATTGACGTTGCTCATGAGTTGCCTTTTAAAAATACATTACACACGATCTAGTTGATGCGCCAGACCTGGTGCGTCTTTGCCTGAATGACGCGTATTTTAACGCTTGCGTTATGGCAATGGCGATCCTGCCTTATGATCTTGCGCGCAATGACCGGTTTACTGTATCTGCCCTAGCAGCAAGAACTCCATCAAGGCCTTTTGGGCATGTAGCCGGTTTTCTGCTTCATCCCACACGACGCTTTGAGGACCATCGATGACTTCAGCAGTGACCTCTTCGCCACGATGCGCTGGCAGGCAGTGCATGAACAAGGCATCAGGTTTGGCTTTGGCCATCATGGTCGAATCTACACACCAATTGGCAAATGCGCGCTTGCGGGCTTCGTTCTCAGTTTCGTAACCCATGCTGGTCCACACATCGGTAGTGATGAGATCAGCACCTTGGCATGCGTCATGCGGATTTTGAAAGGACTGGTAAACAGCAGGATCCACACCGGCTAATCGATGACTCTCAAGTTGGTAGCCTTCTGGTGCACTGAAGTTAAGCTTAAAGCCAAGGCGTTCAGCTGCCTGAATCCAGGTGTAAGCCATGTTGTTGGCATCTCCAATCCATGCCACGACCTTGCCCTGAATGGTTTGCCGATGCTCCATGTAAGTAAATACATCTGCCAGAATCTGACAAGGATGGTACTCATTGGTCAGCCCATTGATCACCGGAACCCGGGAGTATTCAGAAAAGCGTTCAATCCGACTTTGCTCAAATGTACGAATCATCACCAAATCGACCATGCGCGAGACCACCCGAGCGGTATCTTCAATCGGCTCGGAGCGTCCAAGTTGCGAATCGTTGGTGGTCAGGTGAATGACAGCGCCTCCCATTTGGTACATGCCCGCCTCAAATGAAACACGCGTTCTGGTGCTAGCCTTCTCGAACACCATGGCTAGTGTGCGATCGTTGAGTGGCTGGTAGGGCTCGTAGCGCTTGAACTTGTCCTTGATGATACGGGCACGTTCAAGCACATACAAAAGCTCTTGGCCGGTGAGGTCTGTCAGCTGCAGGAAGTGGCGCAGCGGTTGGCTAGTGGTTGAAGATTTCGCGGTCATGAACGATATCCGATAGCTTGAGGAGCCAGTTTTACTGGCTACTTAGAAATGTCTTGATGAGCTTGATGACGTCATCTACAAGTTCGTTTGCTTCTTGCTCGCTGATAATCAGAGGTGGCAATAGCCGTACAACTTTGTCGCGCGTCACATTGATCAATAATCCGGCCTCTAGTGCTTGACGCACCAGATCGGCGCATGGACGATTCAATTCGATGCCGATCATCAGTCCGCGCCCCCGAACCTCAGTGACGCCTGGCAGACCGTCCAGCCCAGCTTGTAAGCGCGCAAGCATGGCATCACCGACCTTGTGAGCATGTTCCAGAAGATTGTCCTGCTCCAAGGTGTCTAGTACGGCCAAAGCAGCAGCACACACAAGCGGTCCACCCCCAAACGTTGTCCCGTGATGCCCCGGTTTAAGGATGCCAGCTGCCGGTCCGCGAGCTGCAACCGCGCCAATTGGGACACCACCCCCTAGGCCTTTAGCCAGCGTGATGACATCGGGCAAGATCTCAGCCCATTGGTGCGCCAGCCATTTGCCAGTGCGGCCGATTCCAGACTGCACTTCGTCAATCATGAGTAGCCAACCGCGTTCATCGCACAGTTTGCGTAATGCCTTGAGATAGCTCAAATCGGAAGGCCGAATGCCGCCTTCACCTTGCAACACTTCAATGAGTACGGCCACGACCTCTGGGCACTGCGCAGCAGCCTCGGTGATGGCATCGAGTTTGTTGTAGGTGACCTGCACAAAACCGGCAGGTAATGGCTCAAATCCCTGGCGAGCTTTTTCGCTGCCGGTGGCCGCCAATGTGCCGAGCGTGCGCCCGTGCCAGGAGGAGTCCATCGTGATGATGGTGGGTACTTGAATGCCCTTTAAATGACCATACAGGCGTGCGAGCTTGATCGCACCCTCATTGGCTTCGGCGCCACTGTTGGCAAAGAATACCTCGGACATGCCTGAAATCGCTGTAATGCGCTGAGCCAATTGCTCTTGGAGCGGCACTTCGTAGATATTTGAAGTGTGGATCACTTTGGCGGCTTGCTCAGAAATCGCTTTCACAAGTGCAGGGTGTGCATGCCCGAGGCAAGAGACACCGATGCCAGATAGGCCATCCAAATATCGCTTTCCCTCGGTATCCCAGAGCCAGACACCTTGCCCGTGCGTGAAAGCCACTGGCAAACGACCGTAAATTGGAGACAGGGCAGAGCGCATGGTGTTCTCTTCCAGAAAAAGTAGAGTTTCAGGTGTGCACGCCAATGTCGATAAGCATGCAAGGATTGGTAAACCCTAATCATATACAATCGCAACCAAGCCTGTGCGAGTCGCCTTGTGTAACAAGCGTGGCTCACCATCGAGATGCCTGAATGAGTAATTCCCCGATTTATTTTGTGATTCTGGGCCAGACCCTTCAGGGCGAGCGGTTTCGCCCGAGCGACTGGGCAGAAAGGCTAGCCGGCGTCATGGCGCCGTATCGCCCCCCCGGATCAGTAGGCGGGCACCTGACTTACTCACCGTATGTGATTCCACGCGTGATTCAAGGCATTAAATGTGTGGTGATTGACGAGCGTTTGCGTGACATCGAGCCCTTGGCCTGGAAGTTCGTACACGACTTTGCGCTCGACAATCATCTACAGACCATTGAAAGCACTCAGGATGTGGCCACGGGTGTCAGCAATGCTTTGCCAGAGAAATAGGCTTGCAAGTTGTTCATAACGACTTCAAACATGGCTTGACGGGTCTCGGTTGTGGCACTACCCACATGTGGCATTAACACTACATTCTCAAGCTGTTTGAGGGCGTCGGGCACCTTGGGTTCGTTTTCAAATACATCTAGTCCAGCCCCGCCAAGTTCACCGTTCATCAACAGTTCGACCATAGCGGTTTCGTCGATGACAGGGCCACGCGCAATATTGATGATGTAGCCTTTGGGGCCGAGGGCTTTTAATACGTCCCGGCTGACGAGTTTACGGGTCGAGGCGCCACCGACCGTTGCTACCACCAAGAAATCTGACCACTGAGCCAGATCTACCAGATTTTGCATATAGGTATATGGCACATCAGTACGGGCGTTGCGGTTGTGATAAGCAATTTGCATATCAAATCCTATGCCACGTTTTGCGATGGCCATGCCGATTCGGCCGAGACCGACGATACCGAGTCTTTTACCGCTAACACGCGTGCCCAAGGCAAGCGTGCCGTCTTTGTTTTCCCAGCGGTTAGCACGCACGAACTGGTCACCTTGCGGGATGTGACGTGCCACAGCAATCATAAGTCCCCAGGCTTCATCAGCCACACAGTCATTCAGCACGTCTGGTGTATTGGTAACGGAGACACCGCGCTTGGCCGCCGCTTCAATATCGATCGTGTCATATCCCACACCCCAGTTGCAAATGAGTTTGAGGTTGGGTAGCATCTCGATGACTTCAGCTGTACAGCCGTGCACCGCCGACGTGACAACGACCTGAACATCGGCGGC
Protein-coding sequences here:
- a CDS encoding ABC transporter substrate-binding protein; translation: MQTQRRLSLALIVLALVMLGYWGFTVLAPGKIVVAVDAPLMSERVFDPSDMDAARLYFEENPDSRMQLKEMFYNFNPAQSAPRFEAAIDEGVQFFVTTQPSSTLTASAHLFANPGPLIINTSATSPALTAKDDFMIRIIADAELEQQTIADYINTLPGRNLLILQDGSNAAYTDPALRFFLKQLGTNPRWQVTHAKLQFEDFKPDNLNEQMGKPFDALYVLGGDFQASMGNIVQLFHRHHPNAPIVLTPWARSNTVFETAGPALRNIVLISNFPAKSKDPAIKDYLDRFTQRFGYQPMAMAIMIRQALEILEQAMAAGHKTPASVKKYLLSGQPLHTSLGQLQLNEFGDRTQGFYPISDLTKEMTTP
- a CDS encoding Tex family protein — encoded protein: MSEAQFTARSPQEIEQRLQIQLGTELGVRPQQVAATMQLIAEGSTVPFIARYRKEATAGLDDTVLRQLEVRLLYLQELEARRDVVMASVHEQGKLTEQLRQAFAEADTKQRLEDLYAPFKPKRRTRAQIAREAGLQPLAEQLLADAACVPQEAALAYVDVDKGVADVKAALDGARDILAEQFSESADLVASLRSMLMRQGLIYAKVVAGKEEEGANFRDWFDFSESISTIASHRMLALLRGRQQGVLDLRIGLSEDQEALLPHPCSERIAEFMGFGSQIFGSRASAREQWLAEVCRWCWRVKLLMFFEMEIVGVLRERAETQAIDVFATNLKDLLLSPPAGPKAVIGLDPGIRTGVKVAVIDRTGKVVDTTTIYPFEPRRDVAGSLRTLADLIKRHQVELAAIGNGTASRETDKLVAGLCQAHPELKLTRVTVSEAGASVYSASETAALEFPDLDVSLRGAVSIARRLQDPLAELVKIEPKSIGVGQYQHDVNQRQLATTLTAVVEDCVNAVGVDVNTASAALLAHVSGLNSGLAKNIVSYRDANGRFHSRADLMAVPRFGEKAFEQAAGFLRINGGNNPLDASAVHPEAYPVVQKILAKVQADVKAVMGNRQLLNGLSPSEFIDERFGLPTVKDIFIELEKPGRDPRPEFKPVTFDDSVQTMNDLKPGQVLDGVVTNVANFGAFVDIGVHQDGLVHISALSSQFVKDPRDVVRAGQTVKVKVLEVDLARKRIALSMRLGDEPGSRTSAGNSSSVRSNARPNARDGANHKTAEPANAMAAAFAKLKR
- a CDS encoding argininosuccinate synthase, with translation MSNVNKVVLAYSGGLDTSVILKWLQDTYQCEVVTFTADIGQGEELEPARAKALQFGIKPEHIFIDDLREEFVRDFVFPMFRCNTIYEGEYLLGTSIARPLIAKRQIEIARQVGADTVSHGATGKGNDQVRFELGYYALEPGIKVISPWREWDLLSRQKLLAYAEAAGIPVDMKHKQGGAPYSMDANLLHISYEGRHLEDPNAEAEESMWRWTVSPEDAPDQAQYLEIEFVKGDPVSIDGQKLTPAALLARLNEIGGRHGIGRLDLVENRYVGMKSRGCYETPGGTILLKAHRAIESITLDREVAHLKDDLMPRYASLIYNGYWWSPERRAMQVLIDHTQQHVNGTVRLKLYKGNVYTVGRDSADTLFDQTIATFDDDGGAYNQADAAGFIKLNALRMRIEAKKGRQ
- the argF gene encoding ornithine carbamoyltransferase — encoded protein: MTAKSSTTSQPLRHFLQLTDLTGQELLYVLERARIIKDKFKRYEPYQPLNDRTLAMVFEKASTRTRVSFEAGMYQMGGAVIHLTTNDSQLGRSEPIEDTARVVSRMVDLVMIRTFEQSRIERFSEYSRVPVINGLTNEYHPCQILADVFTYMEHRQTIQGKVVAWIGDANNMAYTWIQAAERLGFKLNFSAPEGYQLESHRLAGVDPAVYQSFQNPHDACQGADLITTDVWTSMGYETENEARKRAFANWCVDSTMMAKAKPDALFMHCLPAHRGEEVTAEVIDGPQSVVWDEAENRLHAQKALMEFLLLGQIQ
- a CDS encoding aspartate aminotransferase family protein, translated to MRSALSPIYGRLPVAFTHGQGVWLWDTEGKRYLDGLSGIGVSCLGHAHPALVKAISEQAAKVIHTSNIYEVPLQEQLAQRITAISGMSEVFFANSGAEANEGAIKLARLYGHLKGIQVPTIITMDSSWHGRTLGTLAATGSEKARQGFEPLPAGFVQVTYNKLDAITEAAAQCPEVVAVLIEVLQGEGGIRPSDLSYLKALRKLCDERGWLLMIDEVQSGIGRTGKWLAHQWAEILPDVITLAKGLGGGVPIGAVAARGPAAGILKPGHHGTTFGGGPLVCAAALAVLDTLEQDNLLEHAHKVGDAMLARLQAGLDGLPGVTEVRGRGLMIGIELNRPCADLVRQALEAGLLINVTRDKVVRLLPPLIISEQEANELVDDVIKLIKTFLSSQ
- a CDS encoding DUF3579 domain-containing protein; the protein is MSNSPIYFVILGQTLQGERFRPSDWAERLAGVMAPYRPPGSVGGHLTYSPYVIPRVIQGIKCVVIDERLRDIEPLAWKFVHDFALDNHLQTIESTQDVATGVSNALPEK
- a CDS encoding 2-hydroxyacid dehydrogenase is translated as MSKPKIVQIGSLGGSPGADNALREHFDVLPLWQAADRDQALRQAADVQVVVTSAVHGCTAEVIEMLPNLKLICNWGVGYDTIDIEAAAKRGVSVTNTPDVLNDCVADEAWGLMIAVARHIPQGDQFVRANRWENKDGTLALGTRVSGKRLGIVGLGRIGMAIAKRGIGFDMQIAYHNRNARTDVPYTYMQNLVDLAQWSDFLVVATVGGASTRKLVSRDVLKALGPKGYIINIARGPVIDETAMVELLMNGELGGAGLDVFENEPKVPDALKQLENVVLMPHVGSATTETRQAMFEVVMNNLQAYFSGKALLTPVATS